One Faecalispora anaeroviscerum genomic window carries:
- a CDS encoding YebC/PmpR family DNA-binding transcriptional regulator, with the protein MSGHSKWSTIKRKKEKIDGAKAKVFTKIGRELAVAVKEGGGPDPRSNAKLKDCIAKAKAANVPNDNIERIIKKAAGDGDGTKYESIVYEGYGPNGVAVIVEALTDNRNRTAADVRHYFDKFGGNLGTSGCVSFLFSQKGVLVIEREGLSEDTVMTDCLEAGASDFQADDDVFEIYTESDDFSAVLSDLEGKGYEFVSAEVEMVPTTYTALTDPDSITKMQRLLDNLDDNDDVQNVWHNWENADDAE; encoded by the coding sequence ATGTCAGGCCATTCAAAATGGAGTACCATTAAACGCAAGAAAGAGAAAATAGATGGTGCCAAAGCCAAAGTCTTTACTAAAATCGGACGCGAGCTTGCGGTAGCGGTGAAAGAGGGCGGAGGGCCGGACCCCAGATCCAATGCCAAGCTGAAGGACTGCATCGCAAAAGCGAAGGCCGCGAACGTGCCCAACGATAATATTGAGCGCATTATTAAAAAAGCGGCGGGCGACGGCGACGGCACCAAATATGAGAGCATCGTATATGAGGGCTACGGCCCCAACGGCGTGGCGGTGATTGTAGAGGCCCTGACGGATAACCGTAACCGCACCGCGGCGGATGTACGCCATTATTTCGATAAATTCGGTGGTAACCTCGGTACCAGCGGATGCGTTTCGTTCCTGTTCTCACAGAAAGGCGTTCTCGTAATCGAACGCGAAGGACTGTCGGAGGACACTGTGATGACCGACTGCCTGGAGGCTGGCGCCTCTGATTTTCAGGCGGATGACGATGTGTTTGAAATCTATACCGAGTCGGACGATTTCAGTGCCGTGCTTTCCGACCTGGAGGGCAAGGGCTATGAATTCGTTTCCGCTGAGGTCGAGATGGTTCCCACTACTTACACTGCGCTGACTGACCCAGATTCCATCACCAAAATGCAGCGTCTGCTCGATAACCTCGATGACAACGACGATGTGCAGAATGTGTGGCACAACTGGGAGAACGCGGACGACGCGGAATAA
- a CDS encoding flavodoxin family protein, whose amino-acid sequence MEKKNMLVLFGSPRPGGATARLLHEFLQEVDSEFIRVTTFDAYRGNYHPCIACGYCQTREACVFPDLDEFDRELRAADYLVIAAPVYHLSFPAPCKAVMDRWQRYFEARFSMGIRPPIEKPKTAAFLTAYGSGNSEGAHMMTRQLELAFTVLNTKLEHVVEWPHTDQTGISEVPPEVIEKAHQAALAMTRKT is encoded by the coding sequence ATGGAAAAGAAAAATATGCTGGTCTTATTCGGTTCCCCGCGGCCCGGTGGCGCAACCGCGCGGCTGCTGCATGAATTTTTGCAAGAGGTAGATTCTGAATTCATTCGGGTAACGACGTTTGACGCATACCGGGGAAATTACCATCCCTGTATTGCCTGCGGATACTGTCAGACCCGCGAGGCATGTGTTTTCCCGGATTTGGACGAGTTTGACCGTGAACTGCGCGCTGCAGATTACCTGGTGATCGCGGCACCGGTCTATCATTTAAGCTTCCCCGCGCCGTGCAAGGCAGTGATGGATCGCTGGCAGCGGTATTTTGAAGCGCGGTTTTCCATGGGAATCCGCCCGCCGATTGAGAAGCCGAAAACAGCGGCTTTTTTAACCGCGTACGGCTCCGGAAACTCCGAAGGGGCACACATGATGACCCGCCAACTGGAGCTGGCATTTACTGTATTGAACACGAAGCTGGAACATGTGGTGGAGTGGCCGCATACGGATCAGACCGGTATTTCTGAGGTTCCGCCGGAGGTTATCGAAAAGGCGCATCAGGCGGCGCTTGCTATGACACGAAAAACATGA
- a CDS encoding superoxide dismutase, whose translation MFEQVKLSYDFNALEPTIDELTMVTHYTKHHATYTKNLNAAIERLPELSEESMEQILAHLETIQDPALQTAVRNNGGGYYNHNLYFDTLSPSGPRTPGGKLAAAIDRTFGSFEVMKEKLAAAAVGQFGSGWAWLSANSSGDVMISASANQNNPIMETRGEWRPIFGIDVWEHAYYLTYKNLRTDYVEALFRVVDWAKVEKYYHQMID comes from the coding sequence GTGTTTGAGCAAGTGAAGCTTTCTTATGATTTTAACGCACTGGAACCCACAATCGACGAGCTGACCATGGTGACCCATTATACAAAGCACCACGCCACATATACCAAGAATCTGAATGCCGCGATAGAGCGCCTGCCGGAGCTTTCTGAGGAATCAATGGAACAGATTCTGGCACATTTGGAAACGATTCAGGACCCTGCTTTGCAGACTGCGGTACGTAACAACGGCGGCGGGTACTACAACCACAACCTGTATTTTGACACGCTTTCTCCGAGCGGGCCGCGTACCCCCGGCGGCAAGCTGGCTGCGGCGATTGACCGCACCTTCGGCAGCTTTGAGGTAATGAAGGAAAAGCTCGCGGCAGCAGCCGTGGGCCAGTTCGGCTCTGGCTGGGCGTGGCTTTCCGCAAATTCCAGCGGAGATGTGATGATCTCTGCAAGCGCGAACCAGAATAACCCGATTATGGAAACCCGGGGCGAATGGCGGCCGATCTTCGGCATCGACGTATGGGAACACGCCTACTATTTAACGTACAAAAATCTGCGGACCGATTATGTGGAGGCCCTCTTCCGCGTGGTCGATTGGGCCAAGGTGGAAAAGTATTATCACCAAATGATTGACTAA
- the ytvI gene encoding sporulation integral membrane protein YtvI, whose amino-acid sequence MTRLKPLFVFFIGYTICFYLFALTLGYTFPFVAGFLLALMLQPLVRFLKEKLHLRPGFASILVTLLSFFLLFGLMALLGYWLVTEITTLVVRLSSIDTTKIIKPLNDLMGYLGIYVNKIDSDFIRQNQEQLIKFLQTGAGIITSVLNTVLMILTSLPGILTMFIVMIFSTYFFAKDMPKIKRQVASFLSQNTVINIRSASRHSLTMSGKLLASFLLIYLITFLQTLLVFYLLGVPYPLVLSLIAGIADVLPILGPGTVYIPLAVISLAQGDFFTAVALIVAWLLISTIRQVIQPKIVSASIDIHPLSMLAALYFALVAGRVSILIYMTVFFVLYQVLCKTGVLPRLFVSDSDSDKQGKRPIPPAQRDDAAQPEPPADS is encoded by the coding sequence ATGACCCGGTTAAAGCCATTGTTTGTGTTTTTTATCGGGTACACGATCTGTTTTTATCTGTTCGCTCTAACGCTGGGCTATACCTTCCCATTTGTAGCCGGGTTTCTACTGGCGCTGATGCTGCAGCCGCTGGTGCGCTTTCTGAAAGAGAAGCTGCACCTGAGACCAGGCTTTGCGTCCATTCTGGTCACCCTGCTGTCTTTCTTTCTCCTGTTTGGCTTAATGGCTCTGCTGGGCTACTGGCTTGTAACAGAAATCACTACGCTGGTGGTAAGACTCTCCTCCATCGATACAACAAAAATCATCAAGCCGCTTAATGACCTGATGGGGTACCTTGGAATTTATGTAAACAAAATCGATTCGGATTTCATTCGCCAGAATCAGGAACAGTTAATCAAGTTTCTGCAGACGGGTGCTGGGATCATTACCTCTGTTTTAAATACCGTACTGATGATTCTGACCTCTCTGCCAGGGATTCTGACGATGTTCATTGTCATGATTTTTTCCACCTACTTTTTCGCAAAGGATATGCCTAAGATTAAGCGCCAGGTGGCGTCCTTCCTGTCGCAGAACACCGTAATCAACATTCGTTCTGCCTCCCGCCACAGCCTGACGATGAGCGGGAAGCTGCTGGCTTCTTTTCTGCTGATCTACCTGATTACATTTTTGCAAACCCTGCTCGTCTTTTATCTGCTGGGAGTTCCGTACCCGCTGGTGCTGAGCCTGATCGCTGGTATCGCCGACGTTCTGCCAATTCTTGGGCCGGGAACGGTTTATATCCCGCTGGCCGTGATCAGCCTGGCGCAGGGGGACTTTTTTACCGCAGTGGCCCTAATTGTCGCATGGCTGCTCATTTCTACCATCCGGCAGGTAATCCAGCCCAAAATTGTTTCCGCATCCATCGACATTCATCCCCTTTCGATGCTAGCCGCGCTCTATTTTGCGCTGGTGGCCGGCCGGGTAAGCATCCTGATCTATATGACGGTGTTTTTTGTGCTGTATCAGGTACTGTGCAAAACCGGCGTACTGCCCCGGCTGTTTGTGTCGGATTCCGATTCGGACAAGCAGGGCAAGCGCCCCATTCCGCCGGCTCAGAGGGACGACGCCGCCCAGCCGGAGCCGCCTGCGGATTCGTAA
- a CDS encoding GntR family transcriptional regulator, translating into MFPLDYKSRLPIYEQLNKSISKMAAFGALEPNEQLPSVRTLAQDLGINPNTVQKAYQLLEQNGIIYSVPGKGSYISPDLSVLSQQKASSLEKLAEAIADAADCGVTQPEMIHQVENYFSGRGSEQ; encoded by the coding sequence ATGTTTCCGCTGGACTATAAAAGCAGGCTGCCAATTTATGAGCAGCTGAACAAATCTATTTCGAAAATGGCTGCTTTTGGGGCCCTGGAACCGAATGAACAGCTGCCGTCCGTTCGCACGTTGGCCCAGGATCTGGGGATTAACCCAAACACCGTGCAAAAAGCATATCAGTTATTGGAGCAAAATGGAATTATTTACTCCGTTCCGGGGAAAGGTTCCTATATCTCACCGGATCTTTCCGTCTTATCGCAGCAGAAGGCAAGTTCACTGGAAAAACTGGCCGAAGCGATTGCAGACGCGGCCGACTGTGGGGTTACTCAGCCGGAAATGATCCATCAGGTGGAAAACTATTTTAGCGGGAGGGGTTCTGAGCAATGA
- a CDS encoding ABC transporter ATP-binding protein, protein MIEVKSLVKKFDSTVALDGISFTIGGGSVFGLVGSNGAGKSTLLRSLAGIYRPENGEILVDGQSPFENSAVKSKLFFISDYPYFFAQANMKEMADFYSKTYPSWDAQRYQELCSLFPLDTNARIVNMSKGMQRQVALINALSVRPNYLLLDEIFDGLDPVMRQLLKKLVSSEVSERGMSVVIASHNLRELEDLCDHVGLMHKGGVIFEQELDALKLGIHRVQAIFKPIPPQEAFQGFDIIKQDSRGSLMNLVIRGQREEILEKLNALNPVFIELLPLTLEEVFISEMEVAGYDIENILK, encoded by the coding sequence ATGATTGAAGTCAAATCGCTGGTGAAAAAATTCGACAGCACCGTCGCCTTAGACGGAATTTCCTTTACCATCGGCGGAGGCTCCGTATTCGGGCTTGTTGGCAGCAACGGCGCGGGAAAATCCACTTTGCTGCGCAGCCTGGCGGGCATTTACCGGCCGGAAAACGGAGAAATCCTCGTAGACGGCCAGTCACCGTTTGAAAACAGCGCGGTTAAGAGCAAGCTGTTCTTTATTTCGGATTATCCATACTTTTTTGCGCAGGCCAACATGAAAGAAATGGCCGATTTTTATTCTAAAACGTACCCATCCTGGGACGCGCAGCGGTACCAAGAGCTTTGTTCGCTGTTCCCGCTCGACACGAACGCCCGCATTGTTAACATGAGCAAGGGAATGCAGCGTCAGGTGGCGCTGATCAATGCGCTTTCCGTGCGTCCGAACTACCTGCTGCTGGACGAAATTTTCGATGGACTTGACCCAGTAATGCGCCAGCTGCTGAAAAAGCTCGTTTCGAGCGAGGTTTCGGAGCGCGGCATGAGCGTCGTGATTGCCAGCCACAACCTGCGCGAGCTGGAGGATCTGTGCGACCACGTCGGCCTGATGCACAAGGGCGGTGTGATCTTTGAACAGGAGCTTGACGCTCTCAAACTGGGGATTCACCGTGTGCAGGCTATCTTTAAGCCGATCCCCCCGCAGGAAGCGTTCCAGGGGTTCGACATCATCAAGCAGGATTCCCGCGGTTCTCTTATGAATCTTGTGATTCGCGGGCAGAGAGAGGAAATCCTGGAGAAGCTGAACGCGCTGAACCCGGTGTTTATCGAACTGCTTCCCCTTACGCTTGAGGAAGTATTTATCAGTGAAATGGAGGTGGCCGGTTATGACATCGAAAACATCCTCAAATAA
- a CDS encoding ABC transporter permease, whose translation MTSKTSSNNLRGELTQTFLWELRHRFGLIALFCGLHFVTLPLVEILAMNNAQRTNMENGYMIDMGQRFLNVLQVVLPLCTASLSLLMVLLLSVLGFQYMHQKRSVDLFHSLPVNRSALLGGRMLSSLVALLTPLVLNFALTLAVAAVYQIALSEFIGFLLSSLGWVLLMASASFFFCTFMAVCSGTTFDMVISIVVVNITYPLMIILGRITAGMIIPGLNSDIDFQAIAYTALSPFVASYLPLIFGSLESETFSSMAFLIWWLILSVVMVISSLYLYRNRKSECAESNYAFPIPKTLIRFVATTAAGLAGALIFHATFDSATSFFVGLLVASLVAHIIAEAVYGRGFKGLKRSFAYYGIFLIGFAAFYGVCVTGAFGYDTKIPKAEAVSYVETRLNNIDNSYSSNGFSIMDEKGHRQIAWVPQTIKETENVEKVVALHTLLINEIRSKGYPYQIRNSYTDVQLTYHMKDGSVIKRYFSSDLISQNNNQYDEALKKVADTKEYKTTGNALYYMTPEMIESIQLYGKNDDEHVLVPDREKLQELIDAIKLDIEQSESDKYSDNTKESQLWIDFRTRATTPEPGSRLQELVGDYTGKITLSLSGLPITDDFTHTKALIEKYGWTKGSSVTTSSASDSHAVTTAAAETAIHLTVAN comes from the coding sequence ATGACATCGAAAACATCCTCAAATAATTTGCGCGGTGAATTGACACAAACATTTCTGTGGGAGCTGCGCCATCGCTTTGGCCTGATTGCCTTATTCTGCGGTCTTCACTTTGTGACCCTGCCGCTGGTCGAAATTCTGGCCATGAATAACGCCCAGCGCACCAATATGGAAAACGGATACATGATTGACATGGGGCAACGATTTTTAAACGTGCTGCAGGTGGTACTCCCGCTGTGCACCGCTTCTTTGTCACTGCTGATGGTACTGCTTCTTTCTGTTCTGGGATTCCAGTACATGCACCAAAAGCGCAGTGTGGATTTGTTCCATTCCCTGCCGGTAAACCGCAGCGCTTTGCTGGGGGGCCGGATGCTGAGCAGCCTTGTAGCACTGCTGACCCCGCTGGTGCTCAATTTTGCACTCACTCTCGCGGTTGCCGCCGTTTATCAGATTGCTCTTTCGGAGTTTATCGGATTTCTCCTCTCCTCTTTGGGGTGGGTTCTTCTAATGGCATCCGCTTCGTTCTTTTTCTGCACCTTTATGGCGGTTTGCAGCGGCACTACCTTCGATATGGTGATTTCAATCGTTGTGGTAAACATCACCTACCCGCTCATGATCATCCTCGGGCGCATCACTGCCGGAATGATCATTCCAGGCCTGAATTCAGACATTGATTTTCAGGCGATTGCCTATACGGCGCTCTCTCCCTTTGTAGCCTCGTATCTGCCTTTGATCTTCGGGAGCCTGGAATCAGAAACATTTTCCTCCATGGCGTTTCTGATCTGGTGGCTGATTCTCAGCGTTGTGATGGTCATTTCTTCCCTGTACCTGTACCGGAACAGAAAGAGCGAATGCGCGGAGAGCAATTACGCGTTCCCGATTCCGAAAACTCTAATTCGCTTTGTAGCCACCACCGCCGCAGGCCTCGCCGGCGCACTGATCTTCCACGCTACATTCGACTCTGCCACCAGCTTTTTCGTCGGGCTGCTTGTTGCGTCACTCGTCGCGCATATCATTGCGGAGGCTGTTTATGGGCGCGGCTTCAAGGGTTTGAAAAGAAGCTTTGCCTACTATGGCATCTTTCTGATTGGCTTTGCAGCTTTTTATGGTGTTTGCGTTACGGGCGCGTTCGGGTACGATACAAAAATTCCCAAAGCGGAGGCTGTCAGCTATGTGGAAACCCGTTTGAACAACATAGACAACAGCTACTCCTCGAATGGTTTCAGCATTATGGATGAAAAGGGTCACAGGCAGATTGCATGGGTTCCACAGACAATAAAAGAGACTGAAAATGTGGAAAAGGTGGTCGCGCTTCACACTCTGCTGATCAATGAAATCCGCTCCAAAGGATACCCGTACCAGATTCGGAATTCTTATACCGATGTTCAACTGACCTATCATATGAAGGATGGCTCCGTAATTAAGCGGTATTTTTCCTCTGATCTGATTTCGCAGAACAACAATCAGTATGATGAGGCTTTAAAAAAGGTAGCCGATACAAAGGAATACAAAACCACTGGCAATGCCCTTTACTATATGACTCCCGAGATGATCGAATCCATTCAGCTATACGGTAAAAACGATGATGAGCACGTGCTGGTTCCCGACCGCGAAAAGCTGCAGGAGCTGATTGATGCCATCAAACTGGACATTGAACAGTCTGAGTCAGACAAATACTCTGATAATACCAAGGAAAGCCAGCTTTGGATAGACTTCCGCACTCGTGCAACTACCCCCGAACCGGGCAGCAGGCTGCAAGAGCTGGTTGGCGACTATACGGGGAAAATTACACTTTCCCTGTCCGGATTGCCCATTACCGACGATTTCACTCACACGAAAGCGTTGATTGAGAAATATGGGTGGACAAAAGGCAGTTCAGTCACAACCTCTTCTGCGTCGGACTCACATGCGGTAACCACTGCGGCCGCTGAGACGGCAATTCATCTTACCGTCGCTAACTGA
- a CDS encoding class I SAM-dependent methyltransferase has protein sequence MIASGIQGGNVLEIGPGPGYVGLELAKKLSLASLTGCEISSAMIRFAEKNAAEYGISARYVPGNCMKMSFEDDSFDTVISNGSLHEWENPIRAFNEIYRVLRTGGRYCITDLRRDVHPLKK, from the coding sequence ATGATTGCTTCCGGCATTCAGGGCGGCAACGTGCTGGAGATTGGTCCAGGGCCCGGCTATGTGGGGCTGGAATTAGCCAAAAAGCTGTCACTCGCTTCCCTTACCGGCTGTGAAATCAGTTCTGCTATGATCCGCTTTGCTGAGAAAAACGCTGCCGAGTATGGAATTTCAGCCCGCTACGTGCCGGGGAACTGCATGAAGATGTCCTTTGAGGACGACAGCTTTGACACAGTAATTTCCAACGGTTCTCTGCACGAATGGGAAAATCCCATCCGGGCCTTCAATGAGATTTACCGTGTTCTTCGCACCGGCGGCCGGTATTGCATCACAGACTTGCGCCGTGATGTGCATCCGCTGAAAAAATGA
- a CDS encoding PadR family transcriptional regulator codes for MIPLYILGVLLRFGPQHGYQIKKLMEEKLEDFTQIKLPTLYYHLEKMEAAGYVTAHRDKQGVRPEKTVYQVSDTGADQFQKLLLQTLQIEYHPTFDIDGTLYFSDALENGALADSLNRHIANLNRILSGLEIHRKETLAHIPEEYRTSADMISEHHVLHYRAELTWAEQSLNQLKEDESNGKKQSH; via the coding sequence ATGATTCCGCTTTACATTCTCGGTGTTCTTCTGCGGTTTGGTCCCCAGCACGGTTATCAGATTAAAAAGCTGATGGAAGAAAAGCTGGAGGATTTTACTCAAATTAAGCTGCCTACGCTCTATTACCATCTGGAGAAAATGGAGGCGGCGGGCTACGTTACCGCCCATCGCGATAAGCAAGGTGTCCGTCCGGAAAAAACCGTATATCAGGTTAGCGACACCGGTGCGGATCAATTCCAAAAGCTGCTTTTGCAGACCCTGCAAATCGAGTACCACCCCACCTTTGACATTGATGGCACCCTTTATTTTTCCGACGCTCTGGAAAACGGCGCTCTGGCAGACAGCTTGAACCGGCACATTGCAAATCTAAATCGCATTCTCAGCGGGCTGGAAATCCACCGGAAAGAGACCCTTGCGCATATTCCCGAGGAGTACCGAACCTCCGCTGACATGATTTCCGAGCATCACGTACTGCATTACCGGGCGGAACTCACCTGGGCAGAGCAGTCCCTAAATCAATTAAAGGAGGATGAATCCAATGGCAAAAAACAGAGTCATTGA
- a CDS encoding adenine nucleotide alpha hydrolase family protein, translated as MKKKKAAVLVCVTGQRDCDRLIRVGKKLAEEQALPMQVLCIQPQSAGYGACSEELEYLYQTAREADAEMTIIFQDDSPLVAAGFIRQIGAVQVVTGMAGFASTGFIEVLHSIVPRIPISMVSKEEVVYNIYPVDYKSQKSQAISAACT; from the coding sequence GTGAAAAAAAAGAAGGCGGCTGTTCTCGTCTGCGTCACCGGGCAACGTGATTGTGATCGGCTGATTCGGGTGGGAAAAAAGCTTGCCGAAGAGCAGGCGCTTCCAATGCAGGTTTTGTGTATTCAGCCGCAGTCCGCCGGGTATGGCGCATGCAGCGAAGAGCTGGAGTATCTGTATCAAACGGCTCGGGAAGCGGACGCCGAAATGACGATCATTTTTCAGGATGACAGTCCCTTAGTTGCGGCGGGGTTTATCCGCCAGATCGGCGCGGTTCAGGTAGTAACCGGCATGGCAGGGTTTGCTTCCACCGGATTTATTGAAGTTTTGCACAGTATAGTACCCAGGATTCCGATTTCCATGGTTTCAAAAGAGGAAGTCGTTTATAACATTTATCCTGTCGATTATAAAAGTCAAAAGAGTCAGGCAATATCCGCGGCCTGCACATAA
- a CDS encoding TraX family protein yields MLAFFFVSKVYAMVLIGVLLVYPVLKLYNGEKGKANWMKWFFYAYYPAHLIIIGILRLVIYGNISLLF; encoded by the coding sequence TTGCTTGCGTTTTTCTTTGTAAGCAAAGTTTATGCAATGGTGCTAATTGGCGTTCTACTTGTTTATCCAGTTTTAAAATTATATAACGGTGAAAAAGGTAAGGCGAATTGGATGAAATGGTTCTTTTATGCATATTATCCAGCACACCTTATTATTATAGGTATATTGAGACTTGTAATTTATGGGAACATTTCGTTGTTGTTTTAG
- a CDS encoding lactate utilization protein, translating to MDFQIQKIIQNLERNNMTGYYVEDEKKLITLLSTLIPERSSVGCGDSVTLEQTGVFDFLRTANYIFYDKHRPGLSSEEKRNIYLQNFSADTFISSTNAITLDGKLFNIDGNGSRVAPMLYGPEQVIVVAGKNKIAETAEDAITRARQIAAPLDAIRLGKNTPCTKLKRCVDCKHEERICNDFVLIARQRVPGRIKVILVNQSYGY from the coding sequence ATGGATTTTCAAATTCAAAAAATAATACAAAATCTGGAAAGAAACAATATGACCGGATATTATGTAGAGGATGAAAAAAAGCTGATCACTCTTTTAAGCACACTGATTCCCGAGCGAAGCAGTGTGGGATGTGGTGATTCCGTCACTCTGGAGCAAACCGGTGTGTTCGATTTTCTGCGAACGGCAAACTATATATTTTATGATAAACATCGTCCTGGGCTTTCCTCTGAGGAAAAACGAAACATCTATTTGCAGAATTTCAGCGCGGATACCTTTATTTCCAGTACCAATGCGATCACCTTGGACGGAAAGCTGTTCAATATCGACGGCAACGGCAGCCGTGTTGCGCCAATGCTGTATGGGCCAGAACAGGTCATCGTTGTGGCGGGCAAAAATAAAATAGCCGAAACGGCGGAGGATGCAATCACAAGGGCTCGTCAGATTGCGGCACCTCTGGACGCTATACGGCTCGGGAAGAATACTCCCTGTACCAAGCTCAAGCGCTGTGTGGACTGTAAGCACGAGGAAAGAATCTGCAATGATTTTGTTTTGATCGCCAGGCAGCGGGTGCCCGGGCGAATCAAGGTTATTTTGGTGAATCAGTCCTACGGATACTGA